From one Pristis pectinata isolate sPriPec2 chromosome 14, sPriPec2.1.pri, whole genome shotgun sequence genomic stretch:
- the tmem86a gene encoding lysoplasmalogenase-like protein TMEM86A translates to MVSPVTVVKSEGPKLVPFFKATCVYFVLWLPTSSPSWFSALIKCLPIFCLWVFLLAHGINFLGTHPSARKILAGLIFSALGDAFLIWQEQGYFVHGLLMFAITHVLYSSAFGMRPMNPEPGCGVVIICGLSYWLLYPYLSGPFTYLVAVYIALIGFMGWRAIAGVQLFNDLWTWTKLCACLGAMLFMVSDLTIAVNKFCFPVPYSRAIIMATYYAAQMLIALSAVECKDDNDRNTRKMN, encoded by the exons ATGGTGTCGCCGGTTACCGTG GTTAAAAGTGAGGGGCCTAAATTGGTACCTTTCTTTAAAGCTACCTGTGTATATTTTGTCCTCTGGCTGCCAACCTCTAGTCCGTCATGGTTCAGTGCATTGATCAAGTGTCTACCTATCTTCTGTCTCTGGGTGTTCTTGCTGGCTCATGGAATCAACTTTCTAGGAACACATCCCAGTGCAAGAAAGATCTTGGCAGGCCTGATATTTTCTGCTTTGGGGGATGCATTTCTTATCTGGCAGGAACAAGGATACTTTGTTCACG GCCTGCTAATGTTTGCCATCACGCACGTTCTCTACTCCTCAGCCTTTGGAATGAGGCCCATGAACCCTGAGCCTGGTTGTGGGGTGGTGATTATCTGTGGACTCTCTTACTGGTTGCTGTACCCGTACCTTTCTGGTCCCTTCACCTACCTGGTGGCAGTTTACATCGCTCTGATCGGATTCATGGGCTGGCGTGCCATTGCAGGGGTGCAACTCTTCAACGACCTCTGGACGTGGACCAAACTATGTGCCTGCCTTGGAGCCATGCTTTTCATGGTGTCTGACCTCACCATTGCAGTCAATAAGTTCTGCTTCCCTGTGCCTTACTCCCGGGCCATCATCATGGCAACTTACTATGCTGCCCAGATGCTCATTGCTCTGTCAGCAGTGGAATGCAAGGATGATAATGATAGAAACACCAGAAAAATGAACTGA